In Cyanobacteria bacterium GSL.Bin1, a single genomic region encodes these proteins:
- the mutS gene encoding DNA mismatch repair protein MutS, whose product MQKSSGKATPAYMKNADYHQLDRAQLTPMMQHYIEVKEQYPNALLLYRVGDFFECFFQDAVTVAQLLELVLTSKEGGKEIGRVPMTGVPHHALDRYTALLVEKGYAIAVCDQVEDAAEAAAQKRMVERKITKLLTPGTLTEEGMLHARRNNFLAALVFAGEHWGLAYTDISTGEFYTAQSQNLETLSLELLRLHPSEILLPTNTPDIGSMLRPGEKSDQIPEFLPDTFCYTLRPQTQFRSGEARNQLLEYFRVRSLEGMGCENLPLGVRAAGGLLFYIEETQKAHQVPLQTLKTYTLTDYLILDQQTRRNLEIVQTVRDGTYHGSLLWALDRTCTAMGGRALRRWLLQPLLDINGITARQDTIAELIKQTSLRNDLRQLLRHIYDLERLSGRAGAGTANARDLRGLAESLVRLTELATLAQQGESPFLRALQAVPPDLQALGEKILASLVESPPQHLTEGGLIRPGVDEQLDQMQATFAEDKQWLAHLETSERERTGIQKLKVGYNKTFGYYLSIPRSKADLAPENYTRKQTLTNEERYITSELKERETRILTAKDDLNRLEYEIFADLRAEVGEKAQQIRDISRAVAAIDVLAGLADLAVYMDYCRPEMVEGRCLSIREGRHPVVEKMLPTGFFVPNSTEMGYEKQRDTPDLIILTGPNASGKSCYLRQVGLIQLMAQIGSFVPARSAKLGISDRVFTRVGAVDDLATGQSTFMVEMNETANILNHATPNSLILLDEIGRGTATFDGLSIAWAVAEHLATVVQARTLFATHYHELNELASILSNVANYQVTVKEMEHEIIFLHQVQPGGADRSYGIEAGRLAGLPASVISRAQQVMGQIEKHSKIALGLRKGIGKEMNQSEVSIDQLDIFE is encoded by the coding sequence ATGCAGAAGTCTTCCGGAAAAGCGACCCCCGCTTACATGAAAAACGCGGATTATCACCAGCTTGATCGCGCGCAATTGACCCCCATGATGCAACACTATATTGAGGTAAAAGAGCAATATCCCAATGCGTTGCTGTTGTATCGAGTGGGCGATTTCTTTGAATGCTTTTTTCAAGATGCGGTAACCGTTGCGCAACTGCTAGAACTAGTTTTAACTAGTAAAGAAGGGGGAAAAGAAATTGGTCGCGTTCCGATGACCGGTGTTCCCCATCATGCACTGGATCGTTATACAGCACTGTTAGTGGAAAAAGGTTACGCGATCGCGGTGTGCGATCAAGTGGAAGATGCGGCTGAAGCGGCTGCGCAAAAGCGGATGGTAGAGAGGAAAATTACCAAACTCCTGACTCCTGGCACGCTGACGGAAGAGGGAATGCTACACGCGCGACGCAATAATTTCCTTGCAGCGTTAGTCTTTGCCGGAGAACATTGGGGCTTAGCCTATACTGATATTTCCACGGGAGAATTTTACACCGCCCAATCCCAAAACTTGGAAACCCTGAGTCTAGAACTCCTGCGACTTCATCCCTCCGAAATTCTTTTGCCCACTAACACGCCTGACATTGGCAGTATGTTACGCCCTGGAGAAAAATCGGATCAGATTCCAGAATTTCTGCCCGATACCTTCTGCTATACCCTACGCCCGCAAACGCAATTTCGCAGTGGGGAGGCACGGAACCAACTCTTAGAATACTTTCGCGTGCGTTCTCTTGAAGGCATGGGTTGTGAAAATCTCCCCCTTGGTGTTCGCGCAGCTGGCGGACTACTGTTTTATATTGAAGAAACCCAAAAAGCCCATCAAGTCCCGTTACAAACCCTCAAAACCTATACCCTCACCGATTATTTAATTCTCGACCAGCAAACCCGCCGTAACTTAGAAATTGTACAAACAGTGCGCGATGGGACGTATCATGGTTCCCTGCTTTGGGCACTTGATCGCACTTGTACGGCAATGGGCGGACGTGCCCTCCGGCGCTGGTTACTGCAGCCGCTACTTGATATTAATGGCATTACTGCCCGTCAAGATACGATCGCGGAACTAATCAAGCAAACGAGTCTTCGCAATGACTTGCGCCAACTCTTACGGCACATTTACGATTTGGAACGCCTCAGTGGAAGAGCAGGGGCAGGCACTGCCAATGCCAGAGATTTAAGAGGATTAGCAGAGTCATTAGTGCGCTTGACAGAACTTGCCACCTTAGCGCAGCAGGGAGAATCGCCATTTTTGCGGGCTTTGCAAGCCGTTCCTCCTGACTTACAAGCCCTTGGCGAAAAAATCTTAGCCTCTCTTGTCGAATCTCCGCCGCAACACCTGACAGAAGGGGGCTTAATTCGTCCCGGTGTGGATGAACAATTGGATCAAATGCAGGCAACATTCGCTGAGGATAAACAGTGGCTTGCCCATTTAGAAACGAGTGAACGGGAACGGACAGGGATTCAAAAGTTGAAAGTTGGGTATAATAAAACCTTTGGCTATTATCTCAGTATTCCTCGGAGCAAAGCCGATCTTGCCCCAGAAAACTATACCCGCAAGCAAACTCTCACTAACGAAGAACGGTATATCACCTCAGAACTGAAAGAACGGGAAACGCGCATTCTCACGGCAAAAGATGATTTGAACCGTCTCGAATACGAAATTTTTGCCGATTTACGAGCAGAAGTAGGGGAAAAAGCGCAACAAATTCGGGATATTTCCAGGGCTGTTGCCGCGATCGATGTTTTAGCGGGATTGGCTGACCTTGCCGTTTATATGGACTATTGTCGTCCCGAAATGGTGGAAGGACGCTGTTTAAGCATTCGCGAAGGCAGACATCCGGTTGTAGAAAAAATGCTGCCCACAGGCTTTTTTGTGCCAAATTCCACAGAAATGGGGTATGAAAAACAGCGAGACACCCCCGATTTAATTATTCTCACGGGTCCTAATGCTAGCGGTAAAAGTTGTTATCTGCGACAAGTGGGGTTAATCCAGTTAATGGCACAGATTGGCAGTTTTGTGCCAGCGCGATCGGCAAAGTTAGGCATCAGCGATCGCGTGTTTACCCGCGTTGGTGCTGTCGATGATCTCGCCACCGGACAATCGACATTCATGGTCGAGATGAATGAAACGGCCAACATTCTCAACCATGCCACCCCTAACTCACTGATTCTCCTTGATGAAATTGGACGGGGTACCGCTACCTTTGACGGACTTTCCATTGCGTGGGCAGTTGCCGAACATCTGGCGACGGTAGTCCAAGCCCGTACTCTTTTTGCCACACATTACCACGAATTAAACGAACTCGCTTCGATTCTCTCCAATGTCGCGAACTATCAAGTAACCGTGAAAGAAATGGAACATGAGATTATTTTCCTCCATCAAGTGCAGCCGGGAGGTGCAGATCGCTCGTATGGCATTGAAGCCGGACGCTTAGCGGGACTTCCAGCGAGTGTCATTTCTCGCGCTCAGCAAGTGATGGGGCAAATTGAAAAACACAGCAAAATTGCTTTGGGCTTACGCAAAGGCATTGGGAAAGAGATGAATCAGTCAGAAGTCAGTATCGACCAACTAGATATTTTTGAGTAG